One segment of Pristis pectinata isolate sPriPec2 chromosome 3, sPriPec2.1.pri, whole genome shotgun sequence DNA contains the following:
- the cdkn2c gene encoding cyclin-dependent kinase 4 inhibitor C — protein sequence METTDGSVGDKLTSAAARGDSKEVSILLENGVKADAINKFGRTALQVMQMGHTMIAKLLLKAGAKPNQQDHNGFTPAHDAAREGFLDTLKILVDFGANVNIEDSEGNLPIHLAAQEGHTDVVTFLAKESNLALKNEKGQTPYELAQMYQRTETMQWMERNL from the exons ATGGAAACAACTGATGGATCGGTCGGTGACAAATTAACAAGCGCTGCAGCCAGAGGAGACTCGAAAGAAGTTAGTATTTTGCTGGAAAACGGAGTGAAAGCAGACGCAATCAATAAGTTTGGCAGAACTGCTCTTCAG GTCATGCAAATGGGTCATACTATGATAGCCAAATTATTGCTGAAAGCAGGAGCTAAACCAAACCAGCAAGATCACAACGGATTCACGCCAGCTCACGATGCGGCCAGGGAAggcttcctggacacactgaaaATCTTGGTGGACTTTGGAGCTAACGTTAATATTGAAGATTCTGAGGGCAATCTACCCATCCATCTTGCTGCACAGGAAGGTCACACGGACGTGGTTACTTTTTTGGCAAAGGAATCAAACCTCGCACTTAAAAACGAAAAGGGACAGACTCCGTATGAGCTAGCCCAGATGTACCAGAGGACAGAGACTATGCAATGGATGGAACGAAATTTGTAG